A section of the Agarivorans litoreus genome encodes:
- a CDS encoding YfcZ/YiiS family protein, with product MKTKLEESKTCCCVDVGAVIDGEECTAQVEEVFAEQQQAETRLNALVDKARKAESDPCEISSEITAVEVGVKLVASFTFCCQAESLIFQLGLNR from the coding sequence ATGAAAACTAAGTTAGAAGAATCTAAAACTTGTTGTTGTGTTGATGTTGGTGCGGTTATCGATGGCGAAGAATGTACTGCACAAGTTGAAGAAGTGTTTGCCGAGCAACAACAAGCTGAAACCCGTTTAAACGCTTTAGTAGACAAAGCTCGCAAGGCAGAATCTGATCCTTGTGAGATTAGCAGTGAAATTACTGCTGTTGAGGTCGGCGTTAAACTGGTAGCTTCATTTACGTTTTGCTGCCAAGCAGAAAGCCTAATCTTTCAATTAGGCTTAAACCGCTAG
- a CDS encoding DUF4381 domain-containing protein, translating into MPEQTNPLVNLKDIILPTTYETGLPAIGWWLLGVLVILSLSLLLFAAWRFWYLDKPRREALLKLKQQPATLAELNVLMKRLALSYYPRQQVASLNGQAWLAFLDSTSRKNQAAFSELEDAWQQALYSATPSDSAQQCIQLGEQWIKQLRPPLNMASLFGFGRHQQNTKQQLNGKNKGGSDV; encoded by the coding sequence ATGCCTGAGCAAACTAATCCTCTAGTTAATTTAAAAGACATCATTTTACCCACAACTTATGAAACCGGCCTACCCGCCATTGGTTGGTGGCTACTTGGTGTACTGGTCATACTTTCACTTAGCTTGCTGCTATTTGCAGCTTGGCGTTTTTGGTATTTAGATAAACCGCGACGTGAAGCATTACTTAAGCTCAAGCAACAACCAGCCACCTTGGCAGAGCTCAACGTATTAATGAAGCGCTTGGCCTTGAGCTATTACCCGCGCCAACAAGTCGCTTCGCTAAATGGTCAAGCGTGGTTAGCCTTTTTAGACAGTACTTCACGAAAAAACCAAGCTGCATTCTCGGAGCTAGAAGATGCTTGGCAGCAAGCCTTGTACTCAGCTACCCCATCGGATTCTGCCCAGCAATGTATTCAACTTGGCGAACAGTGGATTAAACAGCTAAGACCGCCGCTAAATATGGCCAGCTTATTTGGCTTTGGCAGGCATCAGCAAAACACCAAACAACAGTTGAACGGCAAAAATAAGGGAGGCAGCGATGTTTGA
- the fadI gene encoding acetyl-CoA C-acyltransferase FadI, whose product MHQQQSLQTANGARIAVVAGLRTPFARQATAYHDVPAVDLGKMVVNELIKRVDLDVREIQQLVFGQVVQMPAAPNIAREIVLGTPLDVSTDAYSVSRACATSFQATVNVVESIMAGTIDCGIAGGADSSSVLPIGVSKKLARSLLELSKARSAGQRWNIIKKLRIKDLAPVPPAVAEYSTGISMGQTAEQMAKTHGIKRADQDKLAARSHRLAHQAWEEGKLDDEVMTAYPEPYKTFINRDNNVRGDSSEEKLAKLKPVFDRKHGSVTAANATPLTDGAAAVLLMREDKAKEQGLPILGYIKSYAFAGIDVWEDMLMGPSYATPIALDRAGIGLQDLDLIEMHEAFAAQTLANVKMFASDEFAKSIGRDKALGEIDMEKFNVMGSSIAYGHPFAATGARMITQMLNELRRRGGGLGLTTACAAGGLGAAMVLEVE is encoded by the coding sequence ATGCACCAACAACAATCTTTACAAACGGCGAATGGCGCACGCATAGCAGTAGTTGCGGGTTTGCGTACGCCATTTGCGCGTCAAGCTACAGCCTATCATGATGTTCCAGCAGTAGACCTTGGGAAAATGGTGGTTAATGAATTAATTAAGCGTGTAGATCTAGACGTGAGAGAAATTCAACAACTGGTATTTGGTCAAGTGGTACAAATGCCTGCAGCGCCAAACATTGCCCGTGAAATTGTTTTGGGTACTCCACTAGATGTATCTACCGATGCTTATAGTGTGTCTAGGGCTTGTGCTACTAGCTTTCAGGCAACGGTTAACGTGGTTGAGTCTATAATGGCTGGCACAATTGATTGTGGTATTGCTGGTGGTGCTGATTCATCTTCAGTGTTACCTATTGGAGTGAGCAAAAAGTTAGCTCGCAGTTTACTTGAGCTATCTAAAGCCCGCAGTGCGGGGCAGCGTTGGAATATTATTAAAAAGCTAAGAATTAAAGACTTAGCGCCAGTTCCCCCAGCAGTTGCTGAGTACTCAACCGGTATTTCCATGGGGCAAACCGCTGAGCAAATGGCCAAAACGCATGGCATTAAACGCGCCGACCAAGACAAGTTAGCTGCACGTTCACACCGCTTAGCGCATCAAGCTTGGGAAGAAGGCAAGTTGGACGATGAAGTAATGACCGCTTACCCAGAGCCTTATAAAACCTTTATCAACCGTGACAATAACGTGCGCGGTGACTCAAGTGAAGAGAAACTGGCCAAATTGAAACCGGTATTCGACCGCAAGCATGGTTCGGTAACTGCCGCTAACGCAACACCGCTTACCGATGGTGCCGCCGCGGTGTTGCTGATGCGAGAAGACAAAGCCAAAGAGCAAGGTTTACCTATTCTAGGTTACATCAAGAGTTATGCCTTTGCTGGCATCGACGTGTGGGAAGACATGTTAATGGGGCCTTCTTACGCCACCCCAATTGCTTTAGACCGCGCAGGTATTGGTTTGCAAGACTTGGACTTAATTGAAATGCACGAAGCCTTTGCAGCTCAAACGCTAGCGAACGTTAAAATGTTTGCCAGTGACGAATTTGCTAAGTCTATTGGTCGAGATAAAGCCTTGGGTGAAATTGACATGGAGAAGTTTAACGTAATGGGTAGCTCAATTGCTTATGGTCACCCCTTTGCCGCCACTGGTGCGCGAATGATTACGCAAATGCTTAACGAGCTTCGTCGTCGCGGTGGTGGTTTAGGTTTAACCACTGCTTGTGCGGCAGGTGGTTTGGGCGCGGCAATGGTTTTGGAGGTTGAATAA
- a CDS encoding VWA domain-containing protein produces the protein MFDISLLRPEWLLLSPLFLLLLFKKQQREQSAWSKLISPGIAKYLVDFPKQSKRSQWSLAGLLALILIALSGPSIISDNVPLYREGSARVLIMDMSYSMRARDVKPDRVELAKYKALDLLEQWKDGETALIAYAGDAFVLSPLSSDTNTLANLVPHLKPELMPAHGSALNLAIEQAAELIKQAGYAQGDVVVIGDGLTEQQMQLSLSSLQQHNLRFSMLALGTEEGAPIPLEDGSMLKDQYGSIVIAKLEVDNFLPLCQNTGGICQLISADNSDIEKLSSLRSRSFDSEQQSNQQAQVRKDIGFYLLPFILLMLLNSVRRAELLLVSLCVSIFALPKPALANSVWTNQAQQAQQAFEEERYGEAAELFTDPNWKASALYKAGNYQEAQALFAQDGSANGWFNQGNAQAQLGDYQQAIEAYEQALELQNDFPAAQHNKKLVEELLEQQQQNQQQSEQQDASDSDQQSESDSSQQQADQQQDDSEAEQNQDQQTPSEQQSEQDQESEQQQQAQASEEPSNEEQEPEQSAQVNNSQGEPSDQEELQKWLEDLPNDPSLLLRNKMYLEYQKRRRQPSNQENW, from the coding sequence ATGTTTGATATAAGCTTATTGCGTCCGGAATGGCTATTGCTTAGCCCACTTTTCTTGCTGCTGTTGTTTAAAAAGCAGCAGCGCGAGCAATCTGCTTGGAGCAAACTAATTAGCCCTGGCATTGCGAAATATTTGGTGGACTTTCCAAAACAAAGCAAACGCTCCCAATGGTCTTTAGCCGGCTTACTGGCTCTGATTCTAATCGCCTTAAGTGGCCCAAGCATTATTAGTGACAACGTACCACTCTACCGCGAAGGTTCTGCCCGTGTGTTAATTATGGACATGTCCTATTCGATGCGAGCGCGAGATGTAAAACCTGATAGAGTTGAACTGGCAAAGTACAAAGCATTAGATTTACTCGAGCAATGGAAAGATGGTGAAACCGCGCTTATTGCTTATGCGGGCGACGCATTTGTGCTTAGCCCCTTAAGTAGCGATACCAATACACTCGCCAACTTGGTTCCCCACCTTAAACCAGAGTTAATGCCGGCTCACGGTTCAGCCCTTAACCTTGCCATTGAGCAAGCTGCCGAACTAATCAAACAAGCCGGCTACGCGCAAGGCGATGTGGTAGTGATTGGGGACGGACTTACAGAACAGCAAATGCAGTTAAGCTTAAGTAGCTTGCAACAACATAATTTACGTTTTTCTATGTTGGCCTTAGGCACCGAAGAAGGTGCACCCATTCCTCTAGAAGATGGCAGCATGCTAAAAGACCAATATGGCAGCATTGTTATTGCCAAGTTAGAAGTAGATAACTTCCTGCCACTTTGCCAAAACACCGGCGGTATTTGCCAGCTAATTAGTGCTGATAATAGCGATATTGAGAAACTGAGCTCCTTACGTAGCCGCAGTTTTGATAGCGAACAACAAAGCAACCAACAAGCGCAGGTGAGAAAAGATATTGGCTTTTATCTGCTGCCTTTTATTCTGTTGATGCTACTAAATAGCGTGCGCCGCGCGGAGCTATTGCTAGTTAGTTTATGTGTTAGTATTTTTGCCCTACCGAAGCCCGCTCTGGCTAACTCGGTGTGGACAAATCAAGCTCAACAAGCACAACAAGCTTTTGAAGAAGAACGCTATGGCGAAGCTGCTGAGCTGTTTACCGATCCAAATTGGAAAGCTTCGGCTCTATACAAAGCAGGGAACTACCAAGAGGCGCAAGCGCTGTTTGCGCAAGATGGCAGTGCCAATGGGTGGTTTAACCAAGGAAATGCTCAAGCTCAACTTGGCGATTATCAACAAGCGATAGAAGCCTATGAGCAAGCCTTAGAATTACAAAATGACTTCCCTGCAGCGCAACACAACAAAAAATTGGTTGAAGAACTGTTAGAACAACAGCAGCAAAACCAGCAACAGTCAGAGCAACAAGATGCTAGCGATTCTGATCAGCAATCAGAGTCAGATTCGTCTCAGCAACAAGCTGACCAACAGCAGGACGATTCCGAAGCAGAACAGAATCAAGACCAACAGACGCCTTCTGAGCAACAATCCGAACAAGATCAAGAGTCTGAACAGCAACAACAGGCGCAAGCCAGCGAAGAACCGTCAAATGAAGAACAAGAGCCTGAGCAAAGTGCTCAAGTCAACAACTCGCAAGGCGAACCGAGTGACCAAGAAGAGTTACAAAAATGGCTTGAAGATCTGCCCAACGACCCGAGTTTGCTACTTCGCAATAAAATGTACCTTGAATATCAAAAACGACGTCGTCAGCCTAGTAATCAGGAGAACTGGTAA
- a CDS encoding AAA family ATPase — translation MSNNTLSAIRDYLNQSIVGQTEFINQLLIALLADGHILVEGPPGLAKTRAVKALSECIEGDFHRVQFTPDLLPADLTGTDVFHPETASFSFQKGPIFHNLVLADEINRAPAKVQSALLEAMAEQQITVGSKSYQLPKLFMVMATQNPIEQEGTYPLPEAQLDRFMFKLCLNYPDAENELKILQLTEREAKQVHLRQPEPLTQQKLFALRRAIMEVHIAPQLNQYIVDLVVATRQPERYTDEFSQWLEFGASPRASISLARAARAKAWLDGRDFVSPEDIQQLAYPVLRHRLLLSYQAQAKGIQADAVIQRLLELVAFA, via the coding sequence ATGAGTAACAACACACTATCGGCCATTAGAGATTACCTTAACCAAAGCATAGTTGGCCAAACTGAATTTATTAATCAATTACTTATCGCTTTATTGGCCGACGGGCACATATTAGTAGAGGGACCTCCAGGCCTTGCTAAGACCCGAGCGGTAAAAGCACTATCGGAATGTATAGAAGGTGATTTTCATCGAGTCCAGTTCACCCCAGACTTATTGCCTGCAGATTTAACCGGTACCGATGTGTTTCACCCAGAGACTGCCAGCTTTAGCTTTCAGAAAGGGCCTATTTTTCACAACTTAGTATTGGCGGACGAAATTAACCGTGCCCCTGCTAAAGTGCAATCGGCTTTACTGGAAGCCATGGCCGAGCAGCAAATCACCGTAGGCAGTAAAAGTTACCAGCTACCCAAGCTCTTTATGGTAATGGCCACGCAAAACCCGATTGAGCAAGAAGGTACTTACCCACTTCCAGAAGCGCAACTAGACCGCTTTATGTTCAAGCTGTGTTTGAACTACCCTGATGCAGAAAACGAACTCAAAATTCTGCAGCTTACTGAACGTGAAGCCAAACAAGTGCACTTACGTCAGCCAGAACCGCTCACTCAACAAAAATTATTTGCCCTGCGCCGAGCGATTATGGAAGTTCACATCGCACCTCAGCTTAACCAATATATCGTTGATTTAGTGGTAGCTACTCGCCAACCAGAGCGCTACACCGACGAATTTAGTCAGTGGTTAGAGTTTGGTGCAAGCCCACGTGCCAGCATTTCATTAGCCCGTGCCGCTCGCGCCAAAGCTTGGCTTGATGGTCGAGACTTTGTTAGCCCAGAAGATATCCAACAATTGGCTTATCCGGTATTACGCCATCGCTTATTGCTTAGCTACCAAGCACAAGCCAAAGGGATTCAAGCCGATGCGGTTATCCAACGTTTACTTGAATTGGTGGCTTTTGCCTAA
- a CDS encoding BatD family protein, with protein MKALSVILILLLNFNAYATTKVTASVSQNPVAVGQAFTLEIVADDTLAASEFDSSVLLRQKFVVGSTSTSRQHTSINGKSSTQTRWTTTLLVREEGNYLIPSFNIGGQNTTPIQLTAKTIEAIEPSKDQVRMEVSLDNAEVYIGQPVTYTAKIWVANSLDQANIIAPSMLGAKIEKLGEDKQDLEIIDGKRYRTLTRHWLITPEKAGDFEVKGPRLSGLANDINRRARPVDIAAQTLSLEVKAPPASFPGTWLPSNDLLLYEEIQPLQSDYQQGQAFTRIINLTIAGITEDQLPEIDIDYGEDFRVYPEAYQDRTIVKDGIVFAQRSLNVALIPVNEGELTLPGWSLPWWDLSKDQQASADIAPRTITVVAAPVNQQLQSLPSNQPVLPEVQEKPRTSMWTWFFALAWIITLALLVWVIKPKKSNAKHEAQLTAAASAVPLDDDYWAQFALACKAGQKLQAEQALAKWINKQQPTSSFAALHKEISAANWASDDKTGFDLLAFFKQCQALKKQDQGKKEQEEGLSSLNP; from the coding sequence GTGAAAGCGCTTAGTGTAATTTTAATTCTTTTACTTAACTTTAATGCTTATGCCACAACTAAAGTTACCGCTTCGGTCAGTCAAAATCCCGTGGCCGTTGGACAAGCCTTTACCTTAGAAATAGTGGCTGACGATACCTTAGCAGCCAGTGAATTTGATTCATCGGTACTGCTAAGGCAAAAATTTGTGGTTGGCAGCACTTCTACCAGCCGTCAACACACCAGTATAAATGGTAAATCATCAACTCAGACTCGCTGGACCACTACCTTATTGGTGCGTGAAGAAGGTAATTACCTTATTCCCAGCTTTAACATTGGTGGACAGAACACCACGCCCATTCAACTCACAGCCAAAACCATCGAGGCCATAGAACCGAGTAAAGATCAGGTACGTATGGAAGTAAGCTTGGACAATGCTGAGGTTTACATTGGCCAGCCAGTAACCTATACCGCCAAGATTTGGGTCGCTAATAGCCTCGACCAAGCCAATATTATTGCGCCCAGCATGCTCGGCGCTAAAATAGAAAAGCTAGGTGAAGATAAACAAGACTTAGAGATCATCGATGGCAAACGTTATCGTACCCTTACCCGCCATTGGTTAATCACCCCGGAAAAAGCTGGTGACTTTGAAGTAAAAGGGCCGCGTTTAAGCGGCTTAGCCAACGACATCAATCGCCGTGCTAGGCCGGTAGACATAGCCGCGCAAACCTTGTCTTTGGAAGTAAAAGCGCCACCAGCTAGTTTTCCGGGTACGTGGCTGCCCTCTAATGACTTATTGCTATATGAAGAGATTCAACCACTGCAAAGTGACTACCAGCAAGGCCAAGCTTTCACCCGTATTATCAACTTAACCATTGCAGGAATAACCGAAGATCAATTGCCTGAAATTGATATAGATTACGGGGAAGATTTTCGGGTTTACCCAGAAGCTTACCAAGACCGCACCATAGTTAAAGATGGAATAGTGTTTGCGCAGCGCAGTTTAAATGTGGCATTGATACCAGTAAACGAAGGCGAACTTACTCTCCCTGGCTGGTCACTACCATGGTGGGATTTAAGCAAAGATCAACAAGCCAGCGCCGATATAGCACCGCGAACCATTACCGTAGTGGCAGCTCCGGTAAATCAGCAATTGCAATCATTACCGAGCAATCAGCCAGTTCTCCCTGAAGTACAAGAAAAACCTCGCACCTCAATGTGGACGTGGTTTTTTGCCCTCGCATGGATAATTACCCTAGCGTTGTTGGTATGGGTGATAAAACCTAAAAAAAGCAATGCCAAGCACGAGGCTCAATTAACGGCGGCTGCTAGCGCAGTGCCCTTAGATGATGACTATTGGGCGCAGTTTGCTTTGGCCTGTAAAGCTGGCCAAAAGCTGCAAGCTGAGCAAGCATTAGCTAAGTGGATAAATAAACAGCAGCCAACTAGCAGCTTTGCCGCCCTGCATAAAGAAATTAGCGCCGCAAACTGGGCTAGCGATGATAAAACAGGCTTTGATCTACTCGCGTTTTTCAAGCAATGCCAAGCGCTAAAGAAGCAAGACCAAGGCAAAAAAGAGCAAGAAGAAGGGCTCTCCTCGCTCAATCCATAA
- a CDS encoding sigma-70 family RNA polymerase sigma factor: MVVDFFRKKNQTDSVMSDMEAKQKRYEALVQAYNRDVYRYAYWLVKDKHIAEDIVQETFLRAWRSLDSLKDEKAAKAWLITILRRENARRFERKQFNLVDIEDHSVADVNSTSTEQQIENEWLRRQIDKLAPEYKEPLLLQVIGGFSGDEIADMLELNKNTVMTRLFRARNQLKEALEDDQERGQNNG, from the coding sequence ATGGTTGTTGATTTTTTTCGAAAGAAAAACCAAACCGACTCGGTCATGTCGGATATGGAAGCAAAACAAAAACGTTATGAAGCCCTAGTACAGGCTTACAATCGGGATGTTTACCGCTACGCCTATTGGCTGGTGAAAGATAAACACATTGCCGAAGACATAGTTCAAGAAACTTTTCTTAGAGCTTGGCGCTCACTTGACAGCCTAAAAGATGAAAAGGCTGCTAAAGCGTGGTTAATCACCATCTTACGCAGAGAAAATGCCCGACGATTCGAGCGCAAGCAGTTTAACTTGGTAGATATCGAAGACCATTCAGTTGCTGATGTAAACTCAACATCAACTGAGCAACAAATAGAAAATGAATGGTTACGACGTCAAATAGATAAGCTAGCTCCCGAGTATAAAGAACCGCTGCTACTCCAAGTAATTGGTGGATTTAGCGGCGACGAGATTGCCGATATGCTAGAACTAAATAAAAATACTGTTATGACACGGCTTTTTAGAGCACGAAATCAGCTCAAAGAAGCTTTAGAAGATGACCAAGAACGAGGACAAAACAATGGATGA
- a CDS encoding DUF3379 domain-containing protein, with amino-acid sequence MDELEFRRQLYTNPRERSDALIQEATRTPKNKKLYDEMQQFECKLEQALKVDVPDALAERLILSQSFDNSQLEYRRKTRRHIAMAASIAFVVGLSFSLVNWQLPATHADMGQVALEHVYHEMPYTSGVDEQPNLQTVNAKLARYGASFDQLPGDVVYVNHCAYAGSPAFHMIMKGKMGSNINVFVVPKSTELQTVESFADKKMHGMVSTLSNANLVVVGERNEPIEKTLNALTADLNQAI; translated from the coding sequence ATGGATGAGCTAGAATTTCGCCGCCAGTTGTATACCAATCCTCGCGAGCGTAGCGATGCGCTCATACAGGAAGCAACTCGCACGCCTAAAAATAAAAAGCTATATGACGAGATGCAGCAATTTGAATGCAAATTAGAACAAGCATTAAAGGTAGACGTACCTGATGCACTTGCCGAACGGCTCATACTGAGCCAGAGTTTCGATAACTCACAACTAGAATACCGCCGCAAAACACGGCGGCATATAGCCATGGCCGCATCTATAGCTTTTGTGGTGGGTTTAAGTTTTAGTTTGGTAAATTGGCAGCTGCCAGCAACCCATGCAGACATGGGTCAAGTAGCCTTAGAGCATGTATATCATGAAATGCCTTACACTAGTGGTGTTGATGAACAACCAAACCTACAAACCGTTAATGCTAAGTTGGCACGCTATGGCGCTAGTTTCGACCAACTACCTGGCGATGTAGTGTATGTTAATCATTGTGCATACGCTGGCAGCCCAGCATTTCACATGATAATGAAAGGTAAAATGGGCTCAAATATTAATGTGTTTGTAGTTCCTAAATCTACCGAATTGCAGACAGTAGAGAGCTTTGCCGATAAAAAAATGCATGGCATGGTTTCAACACTGTCAAATGCAAACCTTGTGGTCGTTGGTGAGCGTAACGAACCGATTGAAAAGACGCTTAATGCGCTGACCGCAGATTTAAATCAAGCCATCTGA
- a CDS encoding DUF58 domain-containing protein — MDTISRQSPVSLQIEQLIEARAIHLNMPPWRQVSSSRHGNRLSKVRGRGMEFDEVRHYQPGDDIRCIDWRVTARTGKTHTKLFREDREHPVFIFLDLSHSMYFGSGDKLKSVFASELAACLGWNAQQLGERVALTLHLGEQAHNQKPAASKTHWLAQLQSIVDVHNQQFAALSEQQLQDPSPTHNLETLCQLVKTGYQVHLISDFYHFDKAASLHLQRLASHNQVFAWQISDPLEQQLPKAHTAMQLQVSNGNSEGYLQPDNKAFRQQFKRLANQRQQQIEQMLQQARIPHQHFSTALEWQDYA, encoded by the coding sequence ATGGATACCATTAGTCGCCAATCGCCGGTAAGTTTACAGATTGAACAGTTGATTGAAGCGCGTGCTATTCATTTAAACATGCCTCCTTGGCGTCAAGTGAGTAGTAGCCGTCATGGAAATCGCTTAAGCAAAGTTCGTGGGCGAGGCATGGAGTTTGACGAAGTGCGTCATTATCAACCAGGAGATGACATTCGTTGCATCGACTGGCGGGTAACTGCGCGTACCGGTAAAACTCATACCAAGTTGTTTAGAGAAGACCGCGAGCATCCGGTGTTTATCTTTCTTGATTTATCACACTCCATGTATTTTGGCAGCGGTGACAAACTTAAGTCGGTATTCGCGAGTGAGCTGGCGGCCTGTTTAGGTTGGAATGCTCAACAACTGGGTGAGCGCGTGGCCTTAACTCTGCATTTAGGTGAGCAAGCGCACAACCAAAAACCAGCAGCCAGTAAAACCCATTGGTTAGCCCAGCTACAAAGCATCGTTGATGTGCACAATCAACAATTTGCAGCCTTAAGTGAGCAGCAACTGCAAGACCCATCGCCAACTCACAATCTTGAGACTTTATGTCAGTTAGTAAAAACCGGCTACCAAGTGCATTTAATTAGCGACTTTTACCATTTTGACAAAGCAGCCTCCTTGCATTTACAGCGCTTAGCTAGCCATAACCAAGTGTTTGCTTGGCAAATTAGCGATCCTTTGGAGCAACAACTGCCCAAAGCGCATACCGCAATGCAACTGCAAGTAAGCAACGGCAATAGCGAGGGATATTTGCAGCCAGATAACAAAGCATTTAGGCAGCAATTTAAACGTTTGGCCAATCAGCGCCAACAACAGATTGAGCAAATGCTGCAACAAGCTCGCATTCCTCATCAGCATTTTTCAACAGCCTTAGAGTGGCAGGACTATGCCTGA
- a CDS encoding VWA domain-containing protein, with protein sequence MFEFVWPYVFVLIPVLWLVEKFSQAKQQQSEVLLNSSLPFTQQQAALEKTNSPLKIGLKWLVWILCITALARPVWLDDEVQGLNEQGRDLLLSVDMSGSMQIKDMQLDGEAVDRLTALKFLLSEFIEQRRGDRLGMILFADHAYLASPLSFDLDSLLIQVKELVHGLVGDRTAIGEGIGLGIKQLMNHPAEQRILILLTDGQNTSGSVDPMQAAEMAAKNQVVIYTIGVGADELYQQTLFGARKINPSQDLDEGALIKIAEMTGGQYYRARSTEDLSKIYQEINALNPISEAQQFYRPQYELYYWPLALATLLLVASLASPMLMRRFNQEASNV encoded by the coding sequence ATGTTTGAGTTTGTCTGGCCTTACGTATTTGTGCTTATTCCTGTGCTTTGGCTGGTAGAAAAATTCAGCCAAGCCAAGCAACAACAAAGCGAAGTCTTGTTAAACAGCAGCTTGCCTTTTACCCAACAACAAGCTGCTTTGGAAAAAACCAATAGCCCACTAAAAATTGGCCTTAAATGGTTAGTTTGGATTTTGTGCATTACTGCATTAGCGCGTCCAGTATGGCTAGATGATGAAGTGCAAGGCTTAAATGAGCAAGGCCGCGATTTATTATTATCAGTTGATATGTCGGGCAGTATGCAAATCAAAGATATGCAACTTGATGGTGAAGCCGTTGACCGACTAACAGCCCTTAAGTTTTTGCTCAGCGAATTTATTGAACAACGTCGCGGCGACCGTTTAGGCATGATTTTATTTGCCGACCATGCCTATTTAGCCAGCCCACTAAGCTTTGATTTAGACAGTTTGCTAATTCAAGTAAAAGAGCTAGTACACGGTTTAGTTGGCGACAGAACCGCGATTGGTGAAGGCATTGGTCTAGGCATTAAACAATTAATGAACCACCCAGCAGAACAGCGGATCCTTATTCTACTTACCGATGGCCAAAATACTTCCGGCTCGGTTGATCCAATGCAAGCGGCAGAAATGGCAGCCAAGAATCAAGTGGTGATTTACACCATTGGTGTGGGTGCCGACGAGCTTTATCAACAAACTTTATTTGGCGCACGTAAGATAAACCCCTCGCAAGATTTAGACGAAGGCGCATTGATAAAAATAGCTGAAATGACTGGTGGTCAATATTACCGAGCACGCAGCACCGAAGATCTTTCGAAAATTTACCAAGAGATAAATGCCTTAAACCCAATCTCAGAGGCTCAGCAATTCTACCGCCCGCAATACGAGTTATATTATTGGCCTTTGGCTTTAGCAACTTTGTTGTTAGTGGCAAGTTTAGCCAGCCCGATGCTAATGCGCCGTTTTAATCAGGAGGCAAGCAATGTTTGA